In Perca flavescens isolate YP-PL-M2 chromosome 7, PFLA_1.0, whole genome shotgun sequence, the following proteins share a genomic window:
- the cacna1fa gene encoding voltage-dependent L-type calcium channel subunit alpha-1D, with the protein MDKKDAPPGGDGGKADTLGSTGSARKRGGGAKKAMQANKSALRAPRALCCLTLSNPIRMAALALPFDIFILLAIFANCVAMGVTKPYPDDDSNASNHQLEQVEYVFLVIFTIETFTKILAYGLVMHPSAYIRSGWNLLDFVIVIVGLFSVIAEGMTDHKPGEAHHAAGKPGGLDVKALRAFRVLRPLRLVSGVPSLQIVLNSIMKAMVPLLHIGMLVMFVIIIYAIIGLELFIGRMHKTCYSTSTGLMVEDDPSPCAFAGSGRFCVGNGTECRGKWEGPNGGITNFDNIFFAMLTVFQCITMEGWTDVLYWMNDAIGFEIPWVYFVSLVIFGSFFIINLVLGVLSGEFSKEREKAVARGELQKAQESKQMEEDMIGYMDWLIEAEDVDEEGNKRAAIAKKKMMKKFGWYKHSEDGGAESDSDDDIAYLDDDSGFCSSLMAKMMANSFCDQLCQLNHTMRKNCRVAVKTNNFYWLVLLLVFLNTVASASEHYGQPTWLTEMQERANKILLLLFTLEMLMKMYAFGLQIYFMALFNRFDCFVVCGGILETLLVEMEFIPPIGISVLRCIRLLRIFKMTRHWAALSDLVNSLLNSMKAICSLLLLLFLFLIIFALLGMQLFGGKFNFDETQMKRSTFDSFPQALLTCFQILTGEDWNAVMYDGIMAYGGPIFPNMVVCIYFVILFVCGNYILLNVFLAIAVDNLAGGGGKTKVEEKKEEEEEWDDDEEKEDEEAGNEEDDWQENEELRAIEGLEGVAPLKPEFSGPKEKIVPIPDGSSFFILGKKNCLRVACHNLIHHPYFTNFILIFIIMSSISLAAEDPIKSHSFRNIVLGYADYVFTSVFTVEIVLKMTVYGAFLHTGSFCRNAFNLLDLLVVSVSLTSFFLHSSAISVVKILRVLRVLRPLRAINRAKGLKNVVQCVFVAIRTIGNILIVTTLLQFMFACIGVQLFKGRFYSCTDEAKHTPDECKGTFVIYQDGDMNHPMVKERIWENSDFNFDNVLMGMLALFTVSTFEGWPQLLYRAVDANAINRGPIYNYRVEISIFFIIYIIIIAFFMMNIFVGFVIITFREQGEAEFKNCELNKNQRQCVYYALKAQPIKIYIPKNPSQLKFWRIINSSQFEYIMFVLILGNTLTLAVQHYEQSKLFTSIMDILNMIFTVVFTIEMVIKLLALRVHHYFIDPWNSFDALIVVGSVLDIAVSELSGGGGHGEGKGESGKVSITFFRLFRVLRLVKLLSKGEGIRTLLWTFVKSLQALPYVGLLIAMIFFIYAVIGMQTFGKVAIDDDTHINRNCNFQTFFMAVLVLFRCATGEQWQEIMLAALPGRRCDPEADTEPGEEFSCGSNLAYIYFISFFMLCAYLIINLFIAVIMDNFEYLTRDWTVLGTHHLDEFKRVWSDYDPEATGRIKHIDVVTMLRRIQPPLGFGKLCPHRVACKRLVAMNVPLHSDGTVTFSATLFALVRTSLKIKTEGPIDQQNEELKVIIKKLWKRTKPKLIDEVIPPPRGDEVTCGKFYASFLIQDYFKKFRKRKERERKSKRKDRAASLQLGLRTLQDLAPEMRLAMACDLEEEEGVDGEMTGDDIFNSEHGTSSKTPPAGESLPPIDTLVEQVTVLMEPQPKTANGGVITEQVMGLQEHQRPGSELAGVSVVTEQPVRSNPLPIRVDSISELPPPSPPCLPPPPTPEIAQVVVEEPVVLEEPVVVEEPVVLEEPVIVEEPVVEEPVVVEELVVVEEPVVVEEPVVAATNGVAEQVYSTEGDAANLPSVDRYVYPEAVSPETGYHGQSLERVGSIGGIHYDTHANSFDNGYNDTNMNGSVIESPIPYATNGYNGNGYSDNSNGSIISINGNGSTINGMENGSTFGGYTGNGYNGNENGTHFRRRLLPPIPRGRTPSFNLQCLRPQTNGDDLPIPGSYRGNTSPYRSRLQTQASLDARPSSVSSMTSASWVNTTSAGTATLPGIIGPAGRRGKLIYSPMILVDEATGNSQPLWSDGSASLPAGSRAPGWYPGQTRTFGSMRMPPINQGFLDKGSADSLVESILISEGLGVYARDPKFVNFAKREIAEACHMSMDDMEIAATDLIARGASQSISRFEEDLADEMNCVISY; encoded by the exons gAACAAGTTGAGTATGTCTTCCTCGTCATCTTCACCATCGAGACCTTCACTAAAATTCTTGCCTACGGCTTAGTCATGCACCCCAGCGCCTACATACGCAGCGGATGGAACTTGCTTGATTTCGTTATCGTCATTGTCGG gttGTTTAGTGTGATAGCAGAGGGCATGACAGATCATAAGCCAGGAGAGGCCCATCATGCTGCAGGAAAACCTGGAGGCCTGGATGTCAAAGCTCTCAGAGCCTTCAGGGTGTTACGCCCGCTTCGGCTCGTATCTGGAGTGCCAA GTTTACAAATTGTGTTGAACTCCATCATGAAAGCCATGGTCCCCCTTCTGCACATCGGTATGTTGGTCATGTTTGTCATCATCATCTATGCTATCATCGGCTTGGAGCTTTTTATCGGCAGGATGCACAAGACGTGCTACTCCACCAGCACAG GTCTCATGGTGGAAGATGATCCGTCACCTTGTGCGTTTGCCGGGAGCGGGCGCTTTTGTGTCGGGAATGGGACTGAATGCAGGGGCAAGTGGGAGGGCCCCAACGGCGGCATCACAAACTTCGACAACATTTTTTTCGCCATGCTGACAGTTTTCCAGTGCATCACTATGGAGGGTTGGACAGATGTTCTCTACtgg ATGAATGATGCCATTGGCTTTGAGATTCCATGGGTTTACTTTGTTTCTCTGGTCATCTTTGGGTCGTTTTTCATTATCAATCTCGTATTGGGTGTGTTGAGCGG AGAGTTCTCCAAGGAAAGAGAAAAGGCTGTGGCGCGCGGGGAGCTGCAGAAGGCACAGGAGAGCAAGCAGATGGAGGAGGACATGATAGGCTACATGGACTGGCTCATAGAGGCCGAGGATGTGGACGAAGAAGGAAACAAAC GTGCTGCGATAGCAAAGAAAAAGATGATGAAGAAGTTTGGCTGGTACAAGCACAGTGAGGATGGTGGAG CAGAGTCCGACTCAGATGATGATATAGCATACCTCGATGATGACAGTGGCTTCTGTTCTTCTCTCAT GGCAAAGATGATGGCCAATAGCTTCTG TGACCAGTTGTGCCAGCTGAATCATACAATGAGGAAGAACTGCCGTGTGGCCGTCAAGACCAATAACTTTTACTGGTTAGTGCTTCTGCTGGTGTTTCTCAACACAGTGGCCAGTGCCTCCGAGCATTACGGCCAGCCAACGTGGCTCACAGAAATGCAAG AGCGAGCCAACAAgatcctgctgctgctcttcacTCTGGAGATGTTGATGAAGATGTACGCCTTTGGCCTGCAGATCTATTTCATGGCGCTGTTCAACCGCTTTGATTGCTTTGTGGTGTGCGGCGGTATCCTCGAGACGCTGCTCGTTGAGATGGAATTCATCCCGCCCATCGGCATCTCTGTGCTGCGCTGCATCCGACTGCTCAGGATATTCAAGATGACTCG gcacTGGGCTGCTTTGTCCGACTTGGTCAACTCGCTGCTCAACTCCATGAAAGCTATCTGCTCCCTTCTGctcctgctcttcctcttcctcatcatcTTTGCCTTGCTGGGCATGCAGTTGTTTGGAGGCAAATTCAACTTTGACGAGACTCAGATGAAGAGAAGTACTTTTGACTCCTTCCCTCAGGCTCTGCTCACTTGTTTCCAG ATCCTCACCGGAGAGGACTGGAACGCTGTGATGTACGACGGCATTATGGCCTATGGAGGTCCCATCTTCCCCAACATGGTGGTGTGCATCTACTTTGTCATCCTCTTTGTCTGTGGTAACT ACATTCTGCTCAATGTCTTCTTGGCTATCGCTGTGGACAACTTGGCAGGAGGCGGCGGAAAGACCAAAGTCGA ggagaaaaaggaagaggaagaagagtgggatgatgatgaagagaaagaggatgAAGAAGCAGGG AACGAGGAGGATGACTGGCAGGAAAACGAGGAGCTAAGGGCCATCGAAGGACTGGAGG gagTTGCTCCATTAAAGCCTGAGTTCTCAGGGCCCAAAGAGAAGATCGTCCCAATCCCTGATGGAAGCTCCTTCTTCATTCTTGGAAAGAAAAACTG TTTGCGAGTTGCCTGCCACAACCTCATCCATCACCCCTACTTCACCAACTTCAttctcatcttcatcatcatgaGTAGTATTTCCCTGGCTGCTGAGGATCCAATCAAATCCCACTCATTCAGGAACATA GTGCTCGGTTATGCCGATTATGTTTTCACTTCAGTTTTCACAGTGGAGATCGTACTGAAG ATGACGGTCTACGGAGCTTTTCTGCACACCGGCTCCTTCTGTCGAAACGCTTTCAACCTTCTTGACCTGCTGGTTGTCAGTGTGTCGCTCACGTCTTTCTTTTTACA TTCAAGTGCTATCTCTGTGGTCAAGATCCTCCGAGTGCTGCGAGTGCTTAGGCCTCTTCGAGCCATTAACAGAGCCAAGGGACTAAAG AATGTGGTGCAGTGTGTGTTCGTGGCGATCCGCACCATCGGCAACATCTTAATTGTCACAACACTCCTTCAGTTCATGTTTGCCTGTATTGGAGTGCAGCTCTTCAAG GGCAGATTCTACAGCTGCACAGATGAAGCCAAACACACTCCTGATGAGTGCAA GGGAACGTTTGTGATCTATCAGGACGGGGATATGAACCACCCCATGGTGAAAGAGAGGATTTGGGAAAACAGCGATTTCAACTTTGACAATGTGCTCATGGGCATGCTGGCTTTATTCACTGTGTCGACATTTGAAGGCTGGCCACA GCTCCTTTACCGGGCCGTGGACGCCAACGCCATCAACCGAGGGCCCATTTACAACTACCGAGTAGAAATCTCCATCTTTTTCATCAtctacatcatcatcatcgcctTCTTCATGATGAACATATTTGTGGGTTTTGTCATTATCACATTTCGAGAGCAAGGAGAGGCCGAGTTCAAAAACTGTGAGCTCAACAAAAATCAA CGCCAGTGTGTGTACTATGCTCTCAAAGCTCAGCCTATAAAGATTTACATTCCTAAAAACCCATCCCAGCTCAAATTCTGGAGAATTATCAACTCCAGCCAGTTTGAATACATCATGTTTGTGCTGATTCTGGGAAACACCCTCACCCTGGCTGTTCAG CATTACGAGCAGTCTAAACTATTCACCTCCATCATGGACATCCTCAACATGATATTCACTGTGGTTTTCACTATAGAGATGGTTATCAAGTTACTGGCTCTGCGGGTTCAT CACTATTTCATCGATCCATGGAATTCATTCGACGCTTTGATTGTCGTGGGGAGCGTGTTGGACATTGCCGTCTCCGAGTTAAGC GGAGGAGGCGGCCATGGTGAG GGTAAAGGAGAGAGTGGAAAAGTGTCCATCACATTTTTCCGTCTATTCCGAGTCTTGAGGTTGGTGAAACTGCTCAGCAAAGGAGAGGGCATTCGAACGCTCCTCTGGACTTTTGTCAAGTCGCTCCAG GCCTTGCCTTATGTTGGTCTGCTCATCGCGATGATCTTTTTCATCTATGCTGTGATTGGCATGCAG ACATTTGGGAAAGTGGCCATTGATGACGACACACATATCAACAGAAACTGCAACTTCCAGACTTTCTTCATGGCAGTTCTGGTGCTCTTCCG ATGTGCCACAGGAGAGCAGTGGCAGGAGATTATGTTGGCAGCTCTGCCAGGCAGACGCTGTGACCCAGAAGCCGACACCGAGCCTGGTGAAGAGTTCTCCTGCGGTAGCAACTTAGCCTACATCTACTTCATCAGCTTCTTCATGCTCTGTGCTTACCTG ATTATCAACTTGTTTATTGCCGTCATCATGGACAACTTTGAATACCTGACACGAGACTGGACGGTGCTCGGCACTCACCACCTGGACGAGTTTAAGAGAGTTTGGTCTGACTACGATCCAGAGGCCAC CGGTCGTATCAAACACATCGATGTCGTCACGATGCTGCGTAGGATTCAGCCACCTCTTGGTTTTGGAAAACTGTGTCCTCATCGTGTTGCATGCAAG AGACTGGTTGCTATGAACGTGCCACTGCACAGCGATGGGACAGTCACCTTCAGCGCTACTTTGTTTGCTCTTGTGCGAACCTCGCTCAAGATCAAGACTGAAG GCCCCATCGACCAGCAGAATGAAGAGCTGAAGGTGATCATTAAGAAGCTCTGGAAACGCACCAAGCCCAAGCTCATTGATGAAGTCATTCCTCCCCCTAGAG gGGATGAGGTGACTTGTGGGAAGTTTTATGCCAGCTTCTTGATTCAGGACTATTTTAAAAAGTTCCGCaagagaaaggagagggagaggaaatcCAAAAGGAAGGACAGAGCGGCTTCTCTGCAG CTCGGGCTGCGGACGCTGCAGGACCTGGCTCCAGAGATGCGTCTGGCGATGGCCTGTGACCTGGAAGAAGAGGAGGGTGTGGATGGAGAGATGACCGGCGATGACATATTCAACAGCGAGCACGGAACCTCCTCGAAAACACCGCCCGCCGGTGAGTCGCTGCCGCCTATAGACACGCTGGTAGAGCAGGTAACTGTGCTCATGGAACCTCAGCCCAAGACAGCCAACGGGGGTGTGATCACAGAGCAGGTGATGGGCCTGCAGGAGCACCAGAGACCAGGCTCAGAGCTGGCGGGAGTCAGCGTTGTAACAGAGCAGCCTGTGAGGTCCAATCCTCTGCCCATCAG GGTGGACTCCATCAGCGAGTtgcctcctccttctcctccttgtcttcctcctcctcctacccCAGAGATAGCACAAGTTGTAGTTGAAGAACCGGTCGTACTTGAAGAACCAGTTGTAGTTGAAGAACCGGTCGTACTTGAAGAACCGGTCATAGTTGAAGAACCGGTAGTTGAAGAACCGGTCGTAGTTGAAGAACTGGTCGTAGTTGAAGAACCGGTCGTAGTTGAAGAACCAGTTGTGGCGGCCACAAACGGAGTAGCTGAGCAGGTTTATAGCACTGAAGGGGATGCTGCAAACCTACCATCAGTAGACAG GTACGTGTATCCAGAAGCTGTCTCTCCTGAGACAGGCTACCATGGACAGAGCCTGGAAAGAGTTGGCAGTATTGGGGGGATACACTATGATACTCATGCCAACAGCTTTGATAACGGTTATAATGACACCAACATGAATGGGAGTGTTATTGAAAGCCCCATTCCCTATGCCACAAATGGATATAATGGGAATGGATACTCAGACAACAGCAACGGCAGTATCATTAGCATCAATGGGAATGGAAGTACAATAAACGGCATGGAAAATGGCAGCACTTTCGGTGGCTACACTGGGAATGGCTACAATGGAAATGAGAATGGCACACATTTCAGGAGACGACTGCTTCCTCCCATACCAAGAG GTCGTACACCGTCCTTTAACTTACAGTGTCTGAGGCCACAGACCAATGGGGATGACCTCCCCATCCCAGGGAGCTACCGTGGAAACACATCCCCATACAGATCCCGTCTACAG ACCCAGGCCAGCCTGGACGCCCGGCCCAGCAGTGTGTCCTCGATGACATCTGCCTCCTGGGTGAACACCACATCAGCTGGCACCGCTACTCTTCCAGGAATAATAGGCCCCGCGGGACGCAGAGGCAAGCTCATCTACAGCCCTATGATCCTTGTGGACGAAGCCACCGGCAACAGCCAGCCGCTGTGGAGCGACGGCTCTGCCAGCCTGCCTGCAGGGAGCAGGGCCCCTGGCTGGTACCCCGGTCAGACCAGGACCTTCGGCAGCATGAGGATGCCACCAATCAACCAGGGCTTCTTAGATAAAGGCAGTGCAGACAGTCTGGTCGAGTCG ATCCTGATCTCCGAGGGTCTCGGTGTCTACGCCAGGGACCCCAAGTTTGTGAACTTTGCCAAGCGGGAGATTGCTGAAGCCTGTCACATGAGTATGGACGACATGGAGATCGCTGCCACTGACCTCATAGCTCGCGGAGCCAGTCAGTCCATTTCTCGCTTTGAGGAGGACCTGGCTGATGAAATGAACTGCGTGATTTCTTACTGA
- the sypb gene encoding synaptophysin b, with amino-acid sequence MDVVNQLVAQGQFTVLKQPLGFIKILQWIFAIFAFSTCGSYSGMLKMSVECKNRSESDLGIEVEFEYPFRLHQVYFDAPTCKGGKPERVFLVGDYSSSAEFFVTIGVFTFLYSMAALSVYCFLLEKYRENAKGCKIDFVVSAVFAFMWLVSSCAWAKGLSDVKTATDPEKVITFINACEEQENRCREVYDPKVSGLNTSVAFGFINLILWIGNLWFVFKETGWMAAFSGTYVPSQEKQPAPESFDQGGYAQQDPYAGSQGGYQPEYGQQGGYTEEGGYSQGYEQQPTSYSNQM; translated from the exons ATGGATGTTGTAAACCAG ttggTGGCCCAAGGGCAGTTCACGGTACTCAAACAACCTTTGGGATTTATCAAAATTCTACAGTGG ATCTTTGCAATCTTCGCCTTCTCGACATGTGGCAGTTACTCTGGCATGTTGAAGATGAGCGTGGAGTGTAAAAACCGGTCGGAGAGTGACCTAGGCATAGAAGTAGAATTTGAATATCCGTTCAG GCTCCATCAGGTTTACTTTGATGCCCCCACCTGTAAGGGAGGGAAGCCTGAGCGTGTATTCCTGGTCGGGGACTACTCCTCCTCAGCTGAGTTCTTTGTCACCATCGGTGTCTTTACCTTCCTCTACTCTATGGCAGCCCTCTCTGTATACTGTTTCTTACTGGAGAAGTACCGTGAAAACGCCAAGGGGTGCAAGATT GACTTTGTTGTGTCAGCGGTATTTGCCTTCATGTGGCTGGTGTCCTCATGTGCTTGGGCTAAAGGCCTGTCTGATGTGAAAACAGCCACCGATCCAGAGAAGGTCATCACTTTCATCAATGCCTGTGAAGAACAAGAGAATCGCTGCCGTGAAGTCTACGACCCTAAGGTCTCCGGCCTCAACACTTCTGTG GCTTTTGGTTTCATCAACCTGATCCTGTGGATAGGAAACCTGTGGTTTGTGTTCAAGGAGACCGGCTGGATGGCTGCCTTCTCTGGAACATATGTCCCATCACAGGAAAAGCAGCCCGCCCCCGAATCCTTTGACCAGGGAGGCTATGCCCAGCAGGACCCCTACGCCGGCTCCCAGGGAGGGTACCAGCCCGAATACGGCCAGCAGGGAGGCTACACTGAGGAAGGAGGATACAGTCAGGGCTATGAGCAGCAGCCCACCTCCTACTCTAATCAAATGTGA